The Clostridiales bacterium genomic interval GAATTTAACGACGGTAAGATAATGCTTGCGCAAATGAAATCGGTTGAGGATATAACATGGAGCAGCGTAAAAGCAGCTGTTGGATTGGATAAGCTGAAGTTTTTCTCACAAAACAGCAACATCTTGGGTATGGTAAACTGGAGTGAAGTCGAAAACTCCAGCGGCATCTGGAAAGGCATATTAAATGAAGTTATGGTCGATCACATACCTGATAAAAACCAGATAATGTATTTTGACCTGGCGGATTGCTCAAAGCGGCATAAAGAGGATATAAGGAATGCAGTGGACATTATAGGCAGGTTCTCAAAACATTGCAAGGTTATCCTAAGCATGAATGAAAATGAATCAAAAATTGTATTTGAGGCATTATACCCTGATGAAAGATATACGGAATTGTCTTATGCAGGAGATAAAATATTTGAGAGAGTCGGAGCAGACATATTGATTATCCATCCAAGGGATTGCTCCGCAGCATGGACAAAAAAAGGGAGTTGCAAAGTCGATAACTTCTATATACAGGAGCCTAAGATTTCAACAGGAGGAGGTGACAACTTTAACGCTGGTTTATGCATAGCCCAGTTGATGGGACTCGATGTGACATCCTCTTTGGAACTGGGTAATGCGGCATCAGGGTTTTATGTTAAAAACGGCTACAGCCCGAATAAAAAGCAGATAGTTGATTTTTTGAAGGAATGGCAATCAAGTATTGCATAAATATTATATAAAAGGGAGAGATAATTGATGAACACTACAAAAATAGTATTTATTGGCGCAGGCAGCATGAGCTTTGGCTTGAGTACATTTCAGGATATATTCTCATGCGGCGAGCTTAAAGGCAGCACTCTGGCCCTGGTGGATATCGACGGGGACAACCTGAAAAGGATGTATGATCTTGCGTTAAAGATGAATGAAGCTTCAAAATCAGGATTGAAGATCGAAGCCACTATGGATAGAAGAAAGGCATTGCCGGGTGCGGAGTTTGTGATAAGTTCGATTGCAATCGAGAGGTGCAAGCTCTGGAAGTACGACTTTGAGATACCTAAAAAATATGGGATACGCCATACTCTCGGAGAAAATGGCGGACCTGGCGGATTATTCTTTACAATGCGCACCATTCCTATGGTTTTGGACATAGTAAGGGATATGGAAAAGCTGTGTCCTAATGCGTACTTTATAAACTTCTCAAATCCTGAAAGCCGTATTGTGCTGACACTTGGACGATATTCGAGCATAAAGTCCATGGGACTCTGCCATGGAGTGTTTATGGGACAGAACGATGTAGCACGTATTATGGGATTGAATAAAGATGATATAGACGTATGGGCGGCAGGACTTAACCACTTCCAGTGGCTCCTCGAAATAAGAGACAAGGTAACGGGTAAGGATTTGTATCCTCTGCTTAGAGAAAAGAGTAAAGATTTTGACCCGACGTTCATGCCTCTTTCAAGGAAGATGTTCAGGGCTTTCGGAAAATATCCGTCCTGCAGCGACGACCATATAGGCGAATATTTAGCTTATGGCTGGGAAGCCGGAGAGAAAGGCTACGATTTTGACTGGGATGCAAAGAACAGGGTTGATATGGCAAAAGAAATAGCGTTAAGAACATCAGGTAAAAAACCGCTTGGTGACTGGCTTTCACGTTCCCAGGAAAGGTCTATACATGTAGTTACGGGAATACTTAACAATAAAAAGATGACCATAGAGTCGGGAATTGTATATAACAATGGAGCAATCACCAACCTTCCTGCAGACGCAGCCGTTGAAGTTCCGGTAATGCTGGATGCAGGTGGGATCCATCCGATCAGGGTAGGCAGCCTTCCGCCAGCGATAGCAAGGCTTTGCACTGTCCAGGTCGGAGTGCAGCAGATGGCTGTAGATGCGGCCGTCAATGGTTCCAAGGAGATGGCGCTTCAGACATTGCTGATTGACCCCGTTGTGAACAACACGGATGCCGCTGAAAAAATACTTAATGACCTCTGGGAAATCAACAAGCCATATATTAGAAAATGCATATAGCTTAAGCACAGTAAGATATAAATATCCACGTCGTAAACGCTTTAAGCTTGCAGAGTCAGGCATATTTGCATCAATCCCAATATGGCAGAAATTCTGCCATATTGGGGGATGCTATATTACTTGGTTCTCCGAACCAACCTGGATAGAGCTTACGAATTTATAGAGAAAATTACATATGGCTATAAAGTTACCGAACATGTAATAGATAAAACAAAACAAGATGAAATAAACTATATTGTAAAGTGCACGGGTGAATAACTAACATATAAAAAGCGTGTTCATATCTTATAATTTCTATATTGTTGATAAAATACTTACCACTTCGGCAAAATTGATTTGCCTTTCAAGAGCCCTCCTCATATATTTTAAGACAACTTTCTATTATTTTTTCAGGATACCTCAAAGGTCTTTCTGTATATTCATGATTGAAAAGAACTTACAAAACTTGAATCTGGCGAATGAGTGTTCAAAATAACATAAGTTCATATTGCGAATCGAAGTGAAAAGAAATGATATGTTTAAATTATATTAAGGAAAGTATATAATTTAAATGTAAAGCTTGCAAATATGACACAATTTATGAATCAGAGGTGTATTTTGGATGATAAAAATTATAGTAGACAGCACATGCGACTTACCGCAGGACATTATGGATTTGTATGATATAAAAATGCTGCCTCTTAGAATATCCATAAACGGGAAGGAATATATAGACAAGGTTACAATGCAGGTGGATAAGGTATATGATGCGATGCGAAACGGGTTTATACCAAAGACATCTCAGCCAAGTCCTGCAGACATGTATAACCTGTTTGGGGAATACTGTATAAAGGGATACAATTTTTTTTATCTTGCTTTTTCATCGAAGCTTTCGGGGACCTTCCAGACGGCTTCATTAATAATAGAGGAGCTTAAAGAAAAATACTCGCAGATAAAGATGGAAGTTATTGATTCCAAGGGTGGCTCGACAGGTACGGGGCTTATAGCATTACAGGCTGCAAAGCTTATAAAAGATGGTCAAAAGTTTGAGCAGATACTGAAAAGCATATTCGATTTAAGGGACCATGTCGAACATATATTCACAATAACTGATTTAAGTTGGCTTATAAAAGGTGGAAGAATAAGCAAGGCTGCCGGAATGATCGGCAATATACTCGATGTAAAGCCTATATTGGACGTAAATGACGGCATAATGGAAGTCATTAAAAAGGTAAGGGGAAAGAAAAAGGCATTGAGCGCCATTGTAGATATTGTGGAAGAAAGAATCAAAAATTTTCCTGATCAGGTTATAGGTATCAGCCATGCGGATGATTTAAAAACTGCTCAAGCTTTAATAGATGCAATAAAAGATAAGTTAGGAGACAAGAAGGTAATAATAAATAAAATTGGAAGTGTGCTTGGAAGTCATCTTGGCATCGGAGGAGTAGGCGTATTCTTCTTCAATAAAAAACCGGATTTTTATGTAGAATAAAAAATCCCCGGTAATTTACCTTGGGATATAAATACTGTAAATGACCAGGAGGTGGTTTGAATTGGGCATTTTCAAAGCATATGACATTAGGGGTATATTTGGAAAAGATTTTGATAAAGATGAGGTATATAAAATAGGCTATTTTATTCCAAAGCTTTTAAACGCTGATAAGGTGCTTGTAGGCCGTGATTGCAGGCTATCTTCAGACGAGATATTGAAGTATTTATGTGAGGGCATAACGGACAGCGGGGCTGATGTATATGATGTCGGCCTGTCTACAACTCCGATGGTATATTATGCTACGGCAAGCCATGGTTTTTATGCATCGGTACAGATAACGGCATCGCACAATCCAAAGGAGTATAACGGATTTAAAATTTCAAAAAAGGGAGCACTGCCTGTAGGATATGATACCGGCTTAAAGGAATTAGAAGAGATGGTTCGGAATCATGATATAACTTCCGAAAACAAAAAAGGTAAAATCAATAAATTTGATGTAAAAGATGAATATATTAATTTTTTAAGGCATTATGTGCCCGATATTTCAAAATTGAACATATGCGTCGATTGTTCAAACGGCATGACTTCATTGATAGTTAAAGATATTCTGGGTAAATCGCCGGTGTACATATATGATACGATGGATGGCTCTTTTCCAAACCATGAGCCGAATCCTCTCATCGAAAAAAACGTGAAAGATTTGAAAGATGAAGTTATAAAAAATAATTCGGATATAGGAATCGTATACGATGGCGATGGCGACAGGGTTGTATTTATTGATAATCTTGGAAGATTTGTGCCGCCCGATCTTATAATCGGAGTTATAGGGAAATATTATCTAAAAAAAGAAAAGGGTTATGTTCTCCATGATATACGAACATCAAAGTCGGTTTCGGAATACATATCGTCCCTTGGAGGTACTCCATACATGTGGAAGGTGGGTCATGCCTTTGCAAAAGTTAAGCTCAGGGAAATAAACGGGATATTCGGAGGAGAGCTTGCAGGCCACTATTATTTCAGGGATTTTTATAATTGCGATTCCGGCATTTTGGCAAGCCTTATAG includes:
- a CDS encoding phosphomannomutase/phosphoglucomutase, with amino-acid sequence MGIFKAYDIRGIFGKDFDKDEVYKIGYFIPKLLNADKVLVGRDCRLSSDEILKYLCEGITDSGADVYDVGLSTTPMVYYATASHGFYASVQITASHNPKEYNGFKISKKGALPVGYDTGLKELEEMVRNHDITSENKKGKINKFDVKDEYINFLRHYVPDISKLNICVDCSNGMTSLIVKDILGKSPVYIYDTMDGSFPNHEPNPLIEKNVKDLKDEVIKNNSDIGIVYDGDGDRVVFIDNLGRFVPPDLIIGVIGKYYLKKEKGYVLHDIRTSKSVSEYISSLGGTPYMWKVGHAFAKVKLREINGIFGGELAGHYYFRDFYNCDSGILASLIVLNVLLDLKKEGIKFSDIINSIRKYPNSGEINFKIKQKIKAMEQLRDDTVSIEEPTAFYDFDGYRIEFKNWWFNVRPSNTEPYLRLIVEADSNDLLEHKLSFLKSILSKYE
- a CDS encoding DegV family protein, which codes for MIKIIVDSTCDLPQDIMDLYDIKMLPLRISINGKEYIDKVTMQVDKVYDAMRNGFIPKTSQPSPADMYNLFGEYCIKGYNFFYLAFSSKLSGTFQTASLIIEELKEKYSQIKMEVIDSKGGSTGTGLIALQAAKLIKDGQKFEQILKSIFDLRDHVEHIFTITDLSWLIKGGRISKAAGMIGNILDVKPILDVNDGIMEVIKKVRGKKKALSAIVDIVEERIKNFPDQVIGISHADDLKTAQALIDAIKDKLGDKKVIINKIGSVLGSHLGIGGVGVFFFNKKPDFYVE